TGGAAAGCCCAAAAAACTCATGGTTTCTTGCCTGTGAACAAGAAGTATTACCCTTGAACCTCTCTTTTTCTCTATTTTTGCAATTAACTTTTGCCTTGCTGATTCAAGCATCCTCTGTTTTAAAGCAGGTTGAAGAGAACTTGCTATTATGAAAAATATGAGTAAATCCCAAAAACTCATAACAAACACTTCCCTTTGTTAGAATTTTAATAGTACCTGTAGTAAAAAATTTCATCATCGAAAAAATTGTTGTATCTACGGTACCTCTTTTTGAAGAAATTAACTGTAAGTGCGCCAAACACAAATCCACCAATGTGAGCCCACCATGCAATCCCGCTCCCAAATACAGGTCCAAACAGTTCTAAAATCCCAGATGATACCTGCGATAAAAACCATAAACCAAGATAAAATACAGCCGGGATGTTTACAAAAAGTGGAATAAATCCAATCGGTATAAGTGTAACAATGTTTGAAAGAGGAAACATTAGAAAGTATGCACCCATCACACCTGCGATTGCACCAGATGCTCCAACAACCGCAACAAGAGAGTGTGCATTGAAAAACCAGTGAGTATAAGCTGCAGAAAACCCACTCAGAAGATAGAATATTAAAAACCTAAAATGTCCCACTCTGTCTTCAACATTGTCGCCAAAAAGCCAGAGCGACCACATGTTGGATATAAGGTGCATCCAACTTCCGTGCATAAACATTGAACATATTATTGGCCATATGGAATAGATAATTCCTGTTATAAGTCCATCAGACAAAGCCCTTGAGAATTTTTCTGGTATAAATCCATATCTGTAAACAAATTCCTGTGCTGCCTCAGGTGGAATAGAGACCTGAAATAAAAAAATAAGCACATTTACAATGATTATAAACCATGTCATAAAAGGCTTTTCCCTGCTTGGAATTGTGTCTTTAAGTGGAATCACTTTTTTCTTTCCCCTTTTTTCATAAAACTCATAATTTTTAAATACCCATTTTCATGGTCAATCTTTCTCTTCTGCTTTATTAATTTTCAATATTTTCTTCGCAACATTTTTTCAAACAAATTCATGGCTGAATTTAATAATATTTTGAATTTTTCCACATTTTCAAGGTATTCTTAATTGCCATGTGGTGATGAACCGTGCACTGTAGCATTCCTTACATATTCAAGTTCTCTCACTGTATCTGCTTCATCCTGTTCCTTATCAGTTTGTTAAATCTGACCTTTTGTTCTTAATATTTTCTATTTCTAATTTTAGTCTTTCCCTTGCTTTTTCACGTAAAACATAATTTCTTGTTTGTATCAGGATTGAAAACATATTCAGTCTGTTCATACCCTACTGTCTGATCTTTTTTTAACCGTCCTTTACCTATGACCCATATAAGAATATTTGCGATATTGTTTTTTATCACCTTAAAAACCCCTTGCATAAAAGTTAAAAAAATAATTTGTTATTTTCTATATAACTTTCAAAGTTTTTGTTGTTTTTCTCTTTACACTCTTTCTTTTAACCAGCAATCTATCGTGCTCTGTGGAAGTACTTGAATGTATCTGACATAAACTTTTTCACCGTTATATCTTACTTCTGTAATATTGCCTTCAAGCCCAGAATGTGCAAAAAAGTTTCTCTTATCAGGCTCATCATAAATAGGTTTCCCCGGGTCGACAATTTTTCTCAGCCTTGTCCATTGCTCTATTTCACCATGTTCTTGTATTTTTTCAGTGTCGTTCGAAATCTCATTTCCAAGCATTGTCCAGTTCATTGGAATACCAAATATTGTGTAAATCTGTGCAAAAGTCTGTCCAAGTTTTTCTAAATCAAACCCTGTCTGCTGGCAAAACATTGTTATATTGTATTCTTCTAAAACCTCAACAATTCCCATGTAAAAACAAAGGCTTAAAATTGCATCCAGATATGCTTTTTTATTGAGTCTTGGTGAGCTTTTGAAATCTTTTGAAAGTTGGTCTTTTGCATGATTTATTAGATTTTTAAGTTCATTTTTAATTTCATCTATTGAATGGTACGGATGGTAGTATAAATACAGCGGGACGTTGTTTTTGATTGCTGAAAATAAAATAGTAAACATCTCTATTTTTTCTTTTAAAGCTTTTCTCTTCTCGCGTATCTGCTTTTTTTGCAAAACTTTGTTGTTACCATTCTTATCATCCTGCGGTTCTTGGTAAATGTTTCGCAAAAACGAAAAGTTGTGGTCGCACGCTTCTTTTTTGCTTATCGGTGATGAGAAAAAGGCTGTATAACTTTGCGGCTGAATATGCAGCTCATAGTTTTCTGCAGTCCTTCCCGTGATTGGGTCTGAAAATGTAAGATAAATTCTGGGTTGTCTTTCTTCATGAATCCAGTGCATAAGCTTTGTTAAAACTGCAAAATGCCTTGATGCCTCAATCATTGCCGATATGTATATGTTGTGCCCGCTTGAGATATCAAGATAAATCTCATCTATATTTTCTTCCTTTTTATCATCAATATACCTTTCTATCATGTCAAACAGTATTTCAAGGACTATATCGTCATAGCTGCCATCAAGTTCCACGTTGTTTAGATATGTCCCCAGAGAATGAATTACAAGCGTATCATCTCTCAAACTTTCTAAAGGTAGTTTGTTTATTATATCAAAAGGAGATTTGAGATATTCCAAGGGGTTTTCGCAAATGCTTTTAAGCTTTTCTTTTAAATCATCATCTTCGATGTATTCTTTAATCTTCTCATTCAAAAGAATGCTGACAGGATAAATCACCACTGTTTTTACCTTATGCCCTTGCTGTTCCAAAAAATCTTTCAAAACAAAGCTGGAAAGCTCTGATTCTTTTGGAATCATTTCATCTCCGTTTTGGGATTTATTTGTAATAAAAAACTTTCTCTTTGCTGTCTTTGGATTGTCTAATCGCCCTATCTGATAGATAATCTTCATTTGAAACCCCCTTCTTTTTCAATAAAATTTTTTGCAAAAAGCTTTTTAGCTGCAAAGGATATATCTTCTGAATCTTTCATGCTTGAAGACCTTTATAAGTTCAACAGAACCGTCTGGCTTTACAATCTCTTGAGCAACTCTTTTTGTTGTTGCATAAATTGGTATAAAACCGTGCTTGAAACACCAGCTAACAAGATACACTGTTGCGCCAAAATCACCCTGAATGAGACAATAATTTTCTTCTTCCCCTCTGTTTACAAGCAAATAAGATGTGATTGGAGAAAATAAATCGCTGCTCAATTCTTTATCAGGGGGAATATTGCTCCACAAATCTTGCAGGTGTTGAGGAAGAGAAATTATCTGAGTTATTTTTAACACTTCTTTTGCTTCTTTTTCTTGTTCTTCTGTAAGAACATGATTAAAAATCAAAAACAGCTTCCTCAATTATGTCACTCCCTAAACTTTTAGTTTAATTTAATATTATTTCAAACAAGAGAACTTGCCACAAATTCTATTTTCTATAAGGGGCGAAGAGGTCGATTTTTGCAAAATTCGCAGCTGTCATCCTCACATTTTGGCTCAAGCCAAATGTTGCATCTTTCGCAATAATAAGCATCATACTGATAGTTATACAAAGATTCAGACAAACAAAAAGGACATAATTTGGTAACAGAGCCCATCTCAATCTGACTGATATCCACATCGCTGCCTATCATTCTTTTCTGTTCTTCTAAAAATTTTTTAAACATCATTTCAACTTTTTTCTCCATTTCGTTATCTTCCTCATCTATTTTAATACTTAAAAGTATAAATATTATACTTTTTAGTATACCAAAGTTTCATTTGTGGTAACAAGATGTTGTATAATTTTTAATATACTCCAAAACCTTTTTCTCAAGCCAGCCGTTAAATCTTTCAGGCAGACTTTCATTACTATCGTCAAACCAAAGCTGTCTATACCATTTAATGCTGTTCAATTTCACATCTTGAACAGCTTCTTTATTCAGTTTCAAAGAATCATCTTTTACCTTTATTCTTATCTCATCTTTTTCAATGTCAAGAAAACTGCATAAAAGAGGTGATTTTACATCATATTTTTGTATGTTTTAACAATAGAATTTCTGCCATGATTTGCATAACAGTAGATGCAAAAATGTCTGCATGTGTTGAACATTCCTACATCAACACTCTGAACACAGCCACATTCCTTCCTTTTATTTTTATCTTTTTTGTATTTTATATTATTTCTAAATCCTTTTTCTCTTTTTAGTTCATTTATAAGATCTCCATCCACACATTGAGCCTTCTTCAATCCCAGTTCTTCAACTGGCAGCTCTTCTGCGCATATCTCAATGCTCAAGCTATATTCTTTCCCCATTTTGACTATTTCACTAAAGACATTGTAAAGCTCCTCTGCCGAAAGGTCTTTTGCATTTACTTTATTCAACTTATCCGCCAACTTGCATTAAAATTCAACATAGCTAATTATACACTTATGGGTAAAAGATGAAAGTTTTTCATAAAGCTCTTCAAATTTTTCTTTATGGTAACTGAGAGCATTTTATCATTTATAATAATTGGGTTATTTCTCCAGATAACTCTCTTTTTTCCCTATCATATTTGAAAGCTCTATAAAAATTTTGATACCTCATCTTTTGAAGGAATTCCCGGTTCTATATCCTTTCCATAAGACGTAACTGTAAATAGAAAGTAATATGTATACTCATCCAAGTACCTTAGCTTGTTCAAAAAATTTTTGGATTTTTTGTCCAGAATACTATTGCATCAACATCTTCAGGAAAAAGAGATACTGCAAAAACTTGAGTGGATCTCATTGGATTTTTATACATTGAAAATCCTTCTTTTATTCTGTTTATAAACCAATCACCATAAAATGCTGGAATATCTGTTCTTCTGCTTGCACTAATAATCATCTTACTGTAAACTTCCTTCTTTGATATAGGATATTCAAAAAGATTTGAAAAACATTGCTTTTATATTTTTATTTTACCATATATTTGCTCAGGACAGTATAAAATTATTTCATCAAATATTGCTATTTATTTTGATTTTTCTATATTATGTTATTAATGTTTATACATTAATTGCCATATAATGTTTTGTGCTTTGCTAATAAAGAGAATTTTAGATTTTGTATTTACCAATTGCTGTCGACCTGCAATCCCCCCAAAAACCCCCGGGGGTCGACAGCAAAAGACAAATTTTGGCATGTATTGACTTGTGGGCTTTTGAGGTGTATAATAGAAATAACATACTGCAGCTTGAAAACTTAACCATTTGTTCCTTATGAGATTTCTCAAATTATCTACGTATTTGTAGCCTCCCCTTTGGGGATTGAAACACATAAAAAACGTGCGATTTCCTTTTTGCCTGTTTCATTTGTAGCCTCCCCTTTGGGGATTGAAACTATTTCTTAATATACATTTTACTGCAAAATAACTTATTTGTAGCCTCCCCTTTGGGGATTGAAACCTAATTTAAACCTCCCCACTTTATGGCGTATGTCGTATTTGTAGCCTCCCCTTTGGGGATTGAAACGTACTAAACCAAGAGAAACCTTTATTTTATAATCAAATTTGTAGCCTCCCCTTTGGGGATTGAAACTCTTAATGAGCAAATCATAGCTAACCTTATGATTTAATTTGTAGCCTCCCCTTTGGGGATTGAAACATTCTTCTTTCTTTTGTTTTTCATAGTTTTCCTGAATTTGTAGCCTCCCCTTTGGGGATTGAAACATTCTTCTTTCTTTTGTTTTTCATAGTTTTCCTGAATTTGTAGCCTCCCCTTTGGGGATTGAAACATTCTTCTTTCTTTTGTTTTTCATAGTTTTCCTGAATTTGTAGCCTCCCCTTTGGGGATTGAAACACAAAATTTACAGCTATGCTCAAGAAATGATGAGCATTTGTAGCCTCCCCTTTGGGGATTGAAACCCATTAACATGGAGATATGCTTCCTTCTGTGCAAGATTTGTAGCCTCCCCTTTGGGGATTGAAACTAGATAAACAGTTTTATTCACAAATGGGGTATGATTTGTAGCCTCCCCTTTGGGGATTGAAACTGGTTTGACACGTGTAAGGTTTTCATGGGTGCCGATTTGTAGCCTCCCCTTTGGGGATTGAAACAAGTATTTTTTTCTTATTACAAACGGAATAAGCGTTATTTGTAGCCTCCCCTTTGGGGATTGAAACAATCAGCTCCTTCTTGAGCATCATACATCACCAAAAATTTGTAGCCTCCCCTTTGGGGATTGAAACCTCTTCCTGAAAGCCCAGTTAGCTTGCTCAAGATTTGATTTGTAGCCTCCCCTTTGGGGATTGAAACCTCTAAATTGTCCACGCAAAACATCTATTTCCTCGCATTTGTAGCCTCCCCTTTGGGGATTGAAACAAATTTATATAAAAATATTTTCTGCACATTTTTATTTGTAGCCTCCCCTTTGGGGATTGAAACTCGACCACTACCCAGCGAGAGTTTTTTGGAACAGCCAATTTGTAGCCTCCCCTTTGGGGATTGAAACTAAAGCTCTACATAGGCAGTGATAACAAGCAATATTTATTTGTAGCCTCCCCTTTGGGGATTGAAACACAGTATCGGGGCTGCGGCGCAAGGCTGCAGCGTTCATTTGTAGCCTCCCCTTTGGGGATTGAAACTTTTGTATGTCATGCTGTCTTCCCTTCTTCCTTAGAATTTGTAGCCTCCCCTTTGGGGATTGAAACCCGCATGATTGGCAGTGGATAGCAGAGCTTGACGAATTTGTAGCCTCCCCTTTGGGGATTGAAACACAGCTTTTGCCAAATCACGATAAGTAAGTTGTCTTGATTTGTAGCCTCCCCTTTGGGGATTGAAACAAACTCTCAGCCTCTTTACACAAGTTATATAGCCTTATTTGTAGCCTCCCCTTTGGGGATTGAAACTCATATAAATACCCCCCTATCTTATTTCTTATCTTGATTTGTAGCCTCCCCTTTGGGGATTGAAACAAGTATTTTTTTCTTATTACAAACGGAATAAGCGTTATTTGTAGCCTCCCCTTTGGGGATTGAAACAAGAGAGTTTAAGACTTGCAAATTCGAGGAGTGGTAATTTGTAGCCTCCCCTTTGGGGATTGAAACAAGAGAGTTTAAGACTTGCAAATTCGAGGAGTGGTAATTTGTAGCCTCCCCTTTGGGGATTGAAACTGGAGGGAAGAGTGATGGTTTATCAAATCAAAATTGAATTTGTAGCCTCCCCTTTGGGGATTGAAACATTAACGCATCGTCGCTATTCAGTTTGTCCTCTCTTATTTGTAGCCTCCCCTTTGGGGATTGAAACTCAGCTTCTTTTTCAACTTTTATGTTGCTTTTACTTAATTTGTAGCCTCCCCTTTGGGGATTGAAACAGACTTTTTAAAACTGTTAATTATTTTTTACCTATTATTTGTAGCCTCCCCTTTGGGGATTGAAACATGTGATAGCAAGGAATATACGATTTAAAAGAGGTGATTTGTAGCCTCCCCTTTGGGGATTGAAACTTGTGTTCTGGGTCATATAATCCATATTTTGCAGCATTTGTAGCCTCCCCTTTGGGGATTGAAACTTGCTTTCGTTTTCTCGCTCACAGTATTCAATTGGTTTGTAGCCTCCCCTTTGGGGATTGAAACCCTCGATGTTTTTTCGTTTTATTTTGATCTAATTCTGTGCAAAATTCGGGTATAATTCGATTGGCTGTTGGTTTTGAGGTTTGGGTTTTGTAAGAAGTTTCCATTTGTAGATGTTTGACTTAAGTAGGAAGTTGTTTAGAGATTGGTTTAAAAATTGAGATACTTTAGAGTGTTTACTTAATTTTACCGGTATTTTGGAAATATAGTGGAAAGGTATGTTTGAAAATTTATAAGAAATTAGTGACAATGGGGTGGAAAATTATGATAAAACTTAATGAGTATGGGAATATTATTTGTTCAAGGGAAAATGGAGAAGTAGTAAGAGAAAAAATATTAAAGGAAATAAAAAATGGTAATATAGTTGTAATTAATTTTGAAGGTGTTGAAATGATTAATCATTCTTTTGCAGATGAAGCATTTGGGAAATTACTTTATGATTTATCAGAAGATGTCCTTAGAAATCAAATAAAATTTGTTAATGCTAATGATGACATAAAAGGGATGATAAAAATGGCTCTTATGGAAAGACATAAACTTATTTTACTGGAAATGCAGAATTAAAGTTTGTAATATATAAGATTTATTTTTGTATACTGCATGAGGGATTTGTTTTGGTAGTATATACCAAAGAATGGAAGTTTGTATTTATAAAAAATTAAAAATGTATATATCAGATTAACTTGCAGTTGAAATTAATATAACTATGAAAATTTAATTAAAATCTATTTTTATAGAAGGAGGCGTATTAACATGATAAAGGTTAAATTTAGTAGAAAAATGATTATAGCATTGATAATTGTAGTGGCATTTATTTTAGTAACAATATTTGGTGCTGTGTTTTATGATAGAATTCCAAAAAGGGATATTAAGCAAAATATAAATATGGGTACTACAGATAACAATTTAAAATCTGAGAAATCCACTATTACAACAGATAAATTGTTCAACTGGATGAACATATTTAAAGCATATGCAGATAATACAAACAGTGACAGCGATGGCAATATAGATAATGAGATAGTTAATGACGCACCATATTTAGTTCCAGTATGGCAGCCAGGGGAGATTAACCCAGTAATATACCAGAAGAATGGAAAATTGTATAGGTTAAATGATGTTTCTCCAGAAACTTTAGCTAAGTATTGCAGGATATTGTATGAGTTAGAGGTAAAAGATGTAAAAGAAAAGTATGTTGTTGAGGGTAATGACAGAGTAGGATGGGGATTGCTTTATAAAAGAATAGGACAGCCATTTTATAAAGCAAGTTGGGATTCAGGCGAAGATTATTATCCTCAAGTGTCTTTTATGGAGAGAATGGTAGCATCGTGGTATAATTATTATTATAATTGGTTTTCAGCAATTACACCTATTAAGCTTAATCGTAACACGTTAAATACAACTTATATGTATGACAATCAATATATAAGCAAAAATAGAAGAGAATTTTATATGAATTGCGATTTGGTTTTGGAGTTAGAGCCAGATTTAAATGGAGCAAAAGATAGATTCCCTGATTATTTACAGCTATCGGAAATAGGATCACATAGTGGAAGCAATGTTAAGGCTGAATTAATAAATTGGGAGTATTTTGACATGATAAGAGCATACACTTATCTTTCTGTAAGATTTCTTAAGGATTTTGATACAAAAGTTTATAATAAATTGGCTTCTATAATTAAAAAATATAAAATGTCGCTGGGTAAAGATGCATTTGTGTCTGTAAAAATGTCAAGTAAGCCTCTCAAGTATGGAAAATATTATTCTGGACAGCGATTCACAATAAGTTTAAAGTTTATGTATATTAAACCTACGCTTGATATAAAACCAGTTAAAACAAAAGTACCAAAAATAGGTAAAAATCAGTTAGCATATGTAATCCAGCTTGACCCATATACAATTTCATTTGAAAAAGTATACAATATAACAGAACTATATTCTGAGCAAGATTTGAGACCATTACTAACTGAGTTAGGTAAAATTTATAAAGCAATAGGAAGCGGCAAGATAAGCGCAAAAGGGTATTTTGAATTTTTAAAGAAAGCAAAGCTAACAAGTGGGAAGTCTAATGAATATTTTAAAAATGCATCCAAGTTAGGAGACACCTATTTAAATTTAGGCAAATCAAAGCAGCCATTATATGTAGTTACAACATCAACTTCGACATTCAGGGCAGCTTGTTTAAACTATAAGAGAAAGTATATTGTAGATATATTCTACGATATTTTAAGCAAGATGGACTATTTAGATGATTTTAAGTCTGCATGGAATTTAGGAGCTAAATATGCTAGTGCAGTTTATAATACACCAGACCAAAAAACATTGGATCCAGTAAATTTATTTGATTTTGAAACATCACAGGATCTTTATCCAGTATTTGTAGCAGGAAAAGTGCCTATAGGGAAGGTAGGATTTACAGGATACAATCTTGAGGATCGAGTAGGTAAGCCTATAGGAAAAGATTGTTTCTATGCACCAGAATACTATACATTAATAGAAGCAATGAATAAAAAGATTGCTAACAAGTCAATATTAAGCAAATATTATAATATAGAATATTTTGCAATACCGATTTCTGTTGAAGCAAATTCCACAAAAGATTATAAGAATTTAGTACCAGCAGCAATGCCACATTTATACAATGTAATGGTTATTTCTAGCAGATATCCAGAGCTTGATAATAATGGTAAGCCGTTTAAGTATAGATCACAAAAAAATGGTGTTATAGGTGAGACATTGCCAATAATTTTTAGATTTTTCCCAGAGTTTGTAAACAAAGACAAAACAACATACCCATATTTTGCAGTAGAGTCTATAATATTCGAAGGAGTAAAATTTAATAATAAACCAACAATACCACTATCAGATGGTAAGATAGCAAAAGATTGGGCAGAGATACCATTGAGATGGTGGTGGTCTAATCTGGCAGTTAAGTCAGATATAGAGCAAGGTAAGGATTTAGAAACTATTGGTATACACTTTGGTCCATCTTATAATTATACAAAAAATGATATAGAAATAGCAAAGAAGTATGCAATCACACAAGATGTAATTTTAAAGAAAGCCAAATATTTCGGTTCAATTTTAGGCAGTGCATTTGAGAAATAATATAACACACAGGGTTACTAATATTAGTAACCCTGTGTGTCCATGTTTATATACTTAGCATAAGCAACTAATATTAAATTTGGAGGTGTATAGTTGGATGAGTCAAATTTTAGGGATTAATTTTAGGGAAAAGATAAAAGTTATTGTGAGATTTGTTGTGTTAGTGATTATGATGATTACTATTTTTAGTTTATTTAAACCTTATGCAGTTAAAGCAGAGGAAAATAACAACAGAGTATCATTTATATACGAGCCATTGATCAATATAGAAGATAAGCTTTATAAGATAAAACATGGTTTGTATAGTTTAAATATAATGGGATTGGTTGATTTGTTAGAAAGAAAAGGTTATACAAGTGATTTGATACAACCAGTAATATCGAATGAGTCTAATAGTAATAATTTTATATATTTAATAGCAGAGAAATTTTTTACTAAAGGTATTCCTTTTTTAAATATTTTACAACCAAGTGGCAATTTTTTCATTCAATCTAAATTAAACGAAACAAAGGTATATAGTGGTTTAGATTTAACCAGAGAGCAAATAAACACAGGTTTAAAAGATGTTGCTGTTAAATTAAAAGATGCTACAGCGATAAAATTTCCATTTTTAGAATTGGCAAAAAACGATGTAAAACTTCCAGATGGAATAGTACCAGACGCAACAGTAAGTATAGAGAGAATTTTAAAAGAAATAATAGAAGGTAGAGGTAATATAGAGAATAATTTTGTATACAAATTAAACTTAAATTCTTATGTATTTGACTGGCCATGGTTTAAAGTAATAGACAGCGATGGCAGATTAGTAAATGCAACAACAGCAAGAGATCATGAAAAGATGTTATATTATGCACAAGAAGCGTTTAATCCAAATTCTAGATAAAGAATGTTCATGATTTATAGATTTGATAAGAATGGAAATTTAAATTTACTTGATAGTTATGATAAGGTTGCTTCAAATGTTTTATTTAGTTTGTAGCCTCCCCTTTGGGGATTGAAACATTTCTTTACCGTCTTCAGAAGTGTAAACTACCTCAATTTGTAGCCTCCCCTTTGGGGATTGAAACATTTCTTTACCGTCTTCAGAAGTGTAAACTACCTCAATTTGTAGCCTCCCCTTTGGGGATTGAAACTTTGCAACCTCTCTTGTCAAAAATACCTGACCGAGATTTGTAGCCTCCCCTTTGGGGATTGAAACTCCCTCTGAACAAAAACATCAATATAAAAACCATCGATTTGTAGCCTCCCCTTTGGGGATTGAAACAGCAGTTGCTAAAAATAGCAAATAAGCGCAATGAAAATTTGTAGCCTCCCCTTTGGGGATTGAGAAGGTTGGGGTCTGAGTGAAAATTTTTTGACCTTTGAAATTCCTTTAACGGAGCATTATGCTGCTTTTGAATTTTTACTCAAAGGCTAAAATAATTCTTTTAAAAGATTTTGCCAAGTGCAGTTTGGCAGACAAAAAAGACAACAAAAATATTTTTTTGGTTTTATTTTATTTCGTGAGATGATATAATCTTTTTAGAAACTATGTTGTATATTTTTTTATTTTCATGAAATCGCTTTCCTATCTAAAATATTAAAAGTTAAGGTGATTGAGTATGTCGTTAAGAATGCCTTATTTAATTAGCGACGGTATGGTGCTTCAAAGAAACAAACAAATAAATATCTGGGGCTGGGCTGAACCATGCAAGATGGTAACAGTAAATTTCCTGGGAAAGTCATACACGGCAGTAGCTGACCACTTGGGAAAATGGAAAGTTACTTTGCCACCCATGGATGCCGGCGGTCCATACTTTATGGAAATCAAATGCCAACATCATGCTGTTACAATCAAAGACATTCTCATTGGAGATGTGTGGGTATGCTCTGGACAGTCTAATATGGTTTTGCCGATGGAGAGAGTCATCGATTTATATCCTGAAGAGCTTGATGACTGCAATATTCCGCTTATCAGACAGTTTACAGTCCCCGAAAAATACAATTTTAAAGGTCCTCAGGAAGAGTTAGAAGGTGGTACTTGGGATGTTCTCAGCAAAGAAACACTTCTTAAGTTTTCTGCCGTAGGATACTTTTTTGCAAAAGCGCTCTATAAAAAATACAATATACCAATTGGATTGATTAAATCATGTGTTGGTGGAACACCAATTGAGGCGTGGATGAGCAGTGATATAGTATACAAATTTCTTGAGAATCCCGATGAACTTGAAAAACTCAAAGATGA
The sequence above is drawn from the Caldicellulosiruptor bescii DSM 6725 genome and encodes:
- the csx20 gene encoding CRISPR-associated protein Csx20, yielding MRKLFLIFNHVLTEEQEKEAKEVLKITQIISLPQHLQDLWSNIPPDKELSSDLFSPITSYLLVNRGEEENYCLIQGDFGATVYLVSWCFKHGFIPIYATTKRVAQEIVKPDGSVELIKVFKHERFRRYILCS
- a CDS encoding rhomboid family intramembrane serine protease, whose translation is MIPLKDTIPSREKPFMTWFIIIVNVLIFLFQVSIPPEAAQEFVYRYGFIPEKFSRALSDGLITGIIYSIWPIICSMFMHGSWMHLISNMWSLWLFGDNVEDRVGHFRFLIFYLLSGFSAAYTHWFFNAHSLVAVVGASGAIAGVMGAYFLMFPLSNIVTLIPIGFIPLFVNIPAVFYLGLWFLSQVSSGILELFGPVFGSGIAWWAHIGGFVFGALTVNFFKKRYRRYNNFFDDEIFYYRYY
- the csx1 gene encoding CRISPR-associated CARF protein Csx1 — encoded protein: MKIIYQIGRLDNPKTAKRKFFITNKSQNGDEMIPKESELSSFVLKDFLEQQGHKVKTVVIYPVSILLNEKIKEYIEDDDLKEKLKSICENPLEYLKSPFDIINKLPLESLRDDTLVIHSLGTYLNNVELDGSYDDIVLEILFDMIERYIDDKKEENIDEIYLDISSGHNIYISAMIEASRHFAVLTKLMHWIHEERQPRIYLTFSDPITGRTAENYELHIQPQSYTAFFSSPISKKEACDHNFSFLRNIYQEPQDDKNGNNKVLQKKQIREKRKALKEKIEMFTILFSAIKNNVPLYLYYHPYHSIDEIKNELKNLINHAKDQLSKDFKSSPRLNKKAYLDAILSLCFYMGIVEVLEEYNITMFCQQTGFDLEKLGQTFAQIYTIFGIPMNWTMLGNEISNDTEKIQEHGEIEQWTRLRKIVDPGKPIYDEPDKRNFFAHSGLEGNITEVRYNGEKVYVRYIQVLPQSTIDCWLKERV
- a CDS encoding DUF1848 family protein, whose amino-acid sequence is MNKVNAKDLSAEELYNVFSEIVKMGKEYSLSIEICAEELPVEELGLKKAQCVDGDLINELKREKGFRNNIKYKKDKNKRKECGCVQSVDVGMFNTCRHFCIYCYANHGRNSIVKTYKNMM
- a CDS encoding STAS-like domain-containing protein: MIKLNEYGNIICSRENGEVVREKILKEIKNGNIVVINFEGVEMINHSFADEAFGKLLYDLSEDVLRNQIKFVNANDDIKGMIKMALMERHKLILLEMQN